One part of the Truepera radiovictrix DSM 17093 genome encodes these proteins:
- a CDS encoding DUF4342 domain-containing protein — MTTPPEPEGPNAQGPSVPGPNHDASAPETEGATGAQRQKRTWVEEVEVAGNQLVDRIKELVQDSTTKRVILRTQDGFELISVPLTVGVVAGGILTLAAPLLAALGAIAALVSKVKLEVIREEEGPGDPPPPTPQP; from the coding sequence ATGACCACACCGCCCGAGCCAGAAGGGCCAAACGCACAGGGACCAAGCGTGCCGGGGCCGAACCACGACGCGAGCGCGCCGGAAACCGAAGGGGCGACCGGCGCCCAACGGCAGAAGCGCACCTGGGTCGAGGAGGTCGAGGTCGCCGGCAACCAACTCGTCGACCGCATCAAGGAGCTCGTCCAAGACAGCACCACGAAGCGCGTCATCCTCCGCACCCAAGACGGGTTCGAGCTCATCAGCGTGCCGCTCACCGTCGGGGTCGTCGCGGGGGGGATCTTGACGCTCGCGGCGCCGCTCTTGGCCGCGCTGGGGGCGATCGCCGCGCTCGTCTCCAAAGTCAAGCTCGAGGTCATCCGCGAGGAGGAGGGCCCCGGCGACCCGCCCCCCCCGACCCCGCAACCCTAA
- a CDS encoding amidase: MNPTDLTTASATKLAEIIRTGQVTSETVVRAHLERIAAVNPSLNAVVQLLADAALEEARRADQRLARGTVLGPLHGVPFTVKDWLETAGVVCTAGDERYRRHVPKEDATAVARLRAAGAVLLGKTNVMAQNPVYGRTHNPYKLGYSPAGSSSGEAALIAAGGSPLGLGSDSGGSIRQPAHNCGIAGLKPTTGRVPLTGHLPRISAMNDPRTAVGPMARFVEDLALALPILSGPDWRDASALPVPLGDPLEVTLPELRVAVYTEHEGASPTPETAAAVRRAAEALAGAGLDVEERIPPRVEEAYAITRDYWRRPESESWERWEPDGEATLSSEAVERHLFAWDRLRRALIGFMARFDVILTPAAERPAAPHGEPEGGIPYTLPYSLTGYPCAVVRAGTSPEGLPIGVQVVARPWRDDVALAVAYELQRALGGWRPPPL; encoded by the coding sequence ATGAACCCAACCGACCTCACGACAGCCTCCGCGACGAAGCTGGCCGAAATCATCCGCACCGGGCAGGTCACCTCCGAGACCGTCGTGCGCGCCCACCTAGAACGTATTGCGGCCGTCAACCCCTCTCTTAACGCCGTCGTGCAGCTCCTCGCCGATGCGGCGCTCGAGGAAGCGCGCCGAGCGGACCAGAGGCTCGCGCGCGGAACCGTACTGGGGCCGCTTCACGGGGTGCCGTTTACCGTCAAGGACTGGCTCGAGACCGCCGGGGTGGTCTGCACGGCGGGCGACGAGCGCTACCGCCGACACGTGCCTAAAGAGGACGCCACGGCCGTCGCCCGCCTGCGCGCGGCGGGCGCGGTGCTGCTCGGCAAGACGAACGTGATGGCCCAAAACCCGGTCTACGGGCGGACCCATAACCCCTACAAGCTCGGCTACTCCCCGGCGGGCAGCAGCAGCGGGGAAGCCGCCCTGATTGCAGCGGGCGGGTCGCCCCTCGGGTTGGGCAGCGATTCGGGCGGGAGCATCCGCCAACCCGCGCACAACTGCGGGATCGCCGGCCTTAAACCGACCACCGGGCGCGTGCCGCTGACCGGGCACCTGCCCAGAATCAGCGCGATGAACGACCCACGCACCGCGGTCGGCCCGATGGCCCGCTTTGTGGAAGATTTGGCGCTCGCGCTGCCCATCTTGAGCGGCCCCGATTGGCGCGACGCGAGCGCCCTGCCGGTGCCGCTTGGAGACCCGCTCGAGGTCACCCTACCGGAGCTGCGCGTCGCCGTTTACACCGAACACGAGGGCGCGTCGCCGACCCCTGAGACCGCTGCAGCCGTCCGCCGGGCGGCGGAAGCGCTCGCAGGGGCGGGCCTCGACGTCGAGGAGCGTATCCCGCCCCGCGTCGAAGAAGCCTACGCCATCACCCGCGACTACTGGCGGCGGCCCGAATCCGAATCGTGGGAGCGGTGGGAACCCGACGGCGAGGCGACGCTCTCCAGCGAGGCGGTCGAGCGCCACCTCTTCGCGTGGGACCGCCTGCGCCGCGCGCTGATCGGCTTTATGGCGCGCTTCGACGTCATCCTCACCCCCGCCGCCGAAAGGCCCGCCGCCCCGCACGGCGAGCCGGAGGGCGGCATCCCCTACACCCTGCCCTACAGCCTGACGGGCTACCCCTGCGCCGTGGTGCGCGCCGGGACGTCACCGGAGGGGCTGCCCATCGGCGTGCAGGTGGTCGCGCGGCCTTGGCGCGACGACGTGGCCTTGGCCGTGGCGTATGAGCTGCAACGCGCCCTCGGGGGGTGGCGCCCGCCGCCCCTATAA
- a CDS encoding putative bifunctional diguanylate cyclase/phosphodiesterase has translation MTRLRQRSVLRLLYASTLGFGALVGLAFPPFAALLLDTERALEPSFFALCLAAGLLVGWANCRLFGRVIARELGCVVRRMRALHEEVLRSPELTDGDLIAPLPVTSHDVIGEIAGAFNTLAQGVIDRLQRALRDARESEARFRLLTENVGDVVCLHEPNDPLAYVSPSCAALLGYAPETLLHTDPLSWLHPDDAVRLRQGALREVLAGTRDTLTYRARHKDGRDVWLETRVRAVRDETGRTVQLISSSRDISERVAAQAALERSTLYDALTGLPNRVLFHDRLAGAIEREKRRPDNGFAVLSLDFDRFKAVNDAFGHGVGDALLGAIAERLRRCVRPSDTVARLGGDEFTLLLTDLADAGEALRAAERVLRAFQTPLTVRGHTLKISASIGVTVSATGYDHPEEVLRDADIAMYQAKTQGRAGYRLFSPTMRDRVLERLALEHDLRATLAYGALEVVYQPIIAVQRGVTVGVEALVRWPHPLRGPVSPAVFVPLAEEAGLIPELDRFVLRRACAQISQLRARYPMAPPITLSVNLSSHSFAQPGFAASDLKLEITERTLMDQTETVAQVLSQLRDLGVGLHLDDFGTGYSSLSYLQHLPVSTLKIDRSFVERMTESAESAELVRTVVAMAKTLELEVVAEGIETPEQLRALQELGCDYAQGHLLSKPLPLAGLEQLLRAPLATTR, from the coding sequence ATGACCCGCCTGCGCCAGCGAAGTGTGCTCCGCCTTCTCTACGCCTCTACGCTCGGTTTCGGCGCCCTCGTCGGCCTCGCCTTCCCCCCCTTCGCGGCGCTGCTCCTCGACACAGAACGCGCCCTGGAGCCGTCCTTTTTCGCCCTCTGCCTCGCCGCTGGACTCTTGGTCGGTTGGGCCAACTGCCGGCTCTTCGGGCGGGTCATCGCGCGCGAACTCGGGTGCGTGGTGCGGCGGATGCGGGCGCTTCACGAGGAGGTGCTGCGGTCGCCGGAGCTGACCGACGGCGACCTGATCGCGCCGCTGCCGGTAACGAGCCACGACGTCATCGGGGAGATCGCAGGGGCGTTTAACACCCTTGCCCAGGGGGTCATCGACCGGTTGCAGAGGGCGCTACGCGACGCTCGGGAGAGCGAGGCGCGCTTTCGGCTGCTCACCGAGAACGTGGGCGACGTCGTGTGCCTGCACGAACCGAACGACCCCTTGGCCTACGTCAGCCCCTCGTGCGCGGCGCTCCTCGGCTACGCCCCTGAGACGCTGCTACACACCGATCCCTTGTCGTGGCTGCACCCGGACGACGCCGTGAGGCTGCGGCAGGGTGCGCTGCGGGAGGTGCTCGCGGGCACACGCGACACGCTCACCTACCGCGCGCGGCACAAGGATGGTCGCGACGTCTGGTTGGAGACGCGGGTGCGCGCGGTGCGCGACGAGACGGGTCGCACCGTGCAGCTGATCAGCAGCTCGCGCGACATCAGCGAGCGCGTCGCGGCGCAAGCGGCGCTCGAGCGCAGCACCCTCTACGACGCGCTCACCGGGCTGCCCAACCGCGTGCTCTTTCACGACCGGCTCGCCGGGGCGATCGAGCGCGAAAAACGGCGCCCCGACAACGGCTTCGCGGTGCTCTCTCTCGACTTCGACCGCTTCAAGGCGGTCAACGACGCGTTCGGCCACGGCGTCGGCGACGCGCTGCTCGGCGCCATCGCCGAGCGCTTGCGCCGCTGCGTCCGGCCCTCGGACACGGTCGCGCGCCTAGGCGGCGACGAGTTCACCCTCCTCCTCACCGACCTCGCCGACGCGGGCGAAGCGCTCAGGGCCGCCGAAAGGGTGCTGCGCGCGTTTCAAACGCCGCTCACGGTGCGCGGACACACCCTCAAGATCAGCGCCAGCATCGGCGTGACCGTCAGCGCGACCGGCTACGACCACCCCGAGGAGGTGCTGCGCGACGCCGACATCGCCATGTATCAGGCAAAGACGCAGGGGCGCGCGGGGTATCGGCTCTTCTCCCCCACCATGCGCGACAGGGTGCTCGAACGCCTCGCGCTCGAGCACGACCTGCGCGCAACCCTCGCCTACGGGGCGCTCGAGGTCGTCTACCAACCCATCATCGCCGTGCAGCGGGGCGTCACCGTGGGGGTCGAGGCGCTCGTGCGGTGGCCTCACCCGCTCCGCGGCCCCGTGTCGCCGGCGGTGTTCGTGCCGCTCGCCGAGGAGGCCGGGCTCATCCCCGAACTCGACCGCTTCGTGCTGCGGCGCGCGTGTGCCCAGATCAGCCAGCTGCGGGCGCGCTACCCGATGGCGCCGCCCATAACCCTCAGCGTCAACCTCTCGAGCCACTCGTTCGCGCAACCCGGCTTCGCCGCGAGCGACCTCAAGCTCGAGATCACCGAGCGCACGCTCATGGACCAGACGGAGACAGTCGCGCAGGTGCTCTCGCAGCTCCGTGACCTCGGCGTCGGGTTGCACCTCGACGACTTCGGTACGGGCTACTCGTCGCTGTCGTACTTGCAGCACCTACCGGTCAGCACCCTTAAGATCGACCGCTCGTTTGTCGAGCGGATGACCGAGAGCGCGGAGAGCGCCGAGCTGGTGCGCACCGTCGTGGCGATGGCCAAAACCCTCGAGCTCGAGGTCGTCGCCGAGGGGATCGAGACCCCCGAACAGCTCCGCGCCCTCCAGGAGCTCGGGTGCGACTACGCTCAGGGGCACCTGCTCTCCAAACCGCTGCCTCTAGCGGGGCTCGAACAGCTTTTGCGCGCGCCCTTAGCGACCACCCGCTAA
- a CDS encoding flavodoxin domain-containing protein has protein sequence MRSHQGTRVLVVYGTTEGHTRDVAARVADTLRGEGAFVKLAAAAEAGELLARGGWDALILGASVHQGQHQTSVVDFAKAHAEALAELPTAFFSVCLSAAVHHPDKQREAQGYITAFVEDTGLKPLVTASFAGALRHARYDYFKRLVLELLDYQLGGGTVTSEDVVYTDWDRVEAFAKGFLAQALAAPRAPLSA, from the coding sequence ATGAGAAGCCACCAGGGCACCCGCGTGTTGGTCGTGTACGGGACGACCGAAGGCCACACCCGCGACGTCGCTGCGCGCGTCGCCGACACCCTCCGGGGGGAGGGGGCGTTCGTCAAACTCGCCGCAGCCGCCGAGGCGGGGGAGCTGCTCGCGCGCGGCGGTTGGGACGCGCTCATCCTCGGCGCTTCGGTCCACCAGGGGCAGCACCAGACGAGCGTGGTGGACTTTGCCAAGGCGCACGCCGAGGCGCTCGCAGAGCTGCCGACCGCCTTTTTCTCGGTGTGCCTCTCCGCCGCCGTGCACCACCCCGACAAGCAGCGCGAGGCGCAGGGCTACATCACGGCCTTTGTGGAGGACACCGGCCTCAAGCCGCTCGTCACCGCGAGCTTCGCCGGCGCGCTGCGGCACGCCCGCTACGACTACTTTAAGCGCCTGGTGCTCGAGCTCTTGGACTATCAGCTGGGCGGCGGTACGGTGACCAGCGAGGACGTGGTCTACACCGACTGGGACCGGGTCGAGGCGTTCGCCAAGGGCTTTTTGGCGCAGGCGCTCGCCGCGCCCAGGGCGCCGCTCTCGGCCTAA
- a CDS encoding polysaccharide deacetylase family protein codes for MYPILMYHGVGRTDVSALERFFVPPGLFREQLGALCAAGYHPMTLRDLLHRTHPPERPVVITFDDAFEHLLEDAVPALMQYGFPATIFVPTAFVGKKAAWLPGGGAALAVLGPRDLTGLHACGFEIAAHSRTHAHLDELPQGAARDEIEGSKRDLEALLGAAVETFAYPFGHHRAETQRLVRAAGYRAACAVGRRLATARDDLTALPRLEVTPWTTPEALVASLSRPQPGALTWLTRRRDEAYGSARRSLRALGLR; via the coding sequence ATGTATCCCATCCTCATGTACCACGGCGTGGGCCGCACCGACGTCAGCGCGCTCGAGCGGTTTTTCGTCCCCCCCGGTCTCTTTCGGGAGCAGCTCGGCGCACTTTGCGCGGCGGGCTACCACCCTATGACCCTCCGCGACCTCCTACACCGCACCCACCCCCCCGAGCGCCCGGTGGTGATCACCTTCGACGACGCCTTCGAGCACCTTCTAGAGGACGCCGTGCCAGCGTTGATGCAGTACGGTTTTCCGGCGACGATCTTCGTCCCGACCGCCTTCGTGGGAAAGAAGGCGGCGTGGTTGCCGGGGGGTGGCGCGGCCCTGGCCGTCCTCGGACCCCGAGACCTCACCGGACTGCACGCGTGCGGCTTCGAGATCGCCGCGCACAGCCGCACCCATGCGCACCTCGACGAGCTGCCGCAGGGCGCGGCCAGGGACGAAATCGAAGGCTCCAAGCGCGACCTCGAGGCGCTGCTGGGCGCGGCCGTCGAGACCTTCGCCTACCCTTTCGGGCACCACCGCGCCGAGACGCAGCGGCTCGTGCGCGCTGCGGGCTACCGCGCCGCCTGCGCGGTCGGGCGCCGCCTCGCCACGGCGCGCGACGACCTCACCGCGCTACCGCGCCTCGAGGTCACCCCGTGGACCACCCCCGAAGCGCTCGTCGCCTCGCTGTCGCGCCCACAACCGGGCGCGCTGACGTGGCTTACGCGGCGCCGCGACGAGGCGTACGGCTCCGCGCGGCGGAGCCTGCGGGCTCTCGGGCTGCGCTAG
- a CDS encoding glycosyltransferase family 2 protein — MEPLSSTAPAHSPPDTSPLDTSTLRTSVVICTYTAERLEWLERAVASLLQQRQRAFEIIVVVDHAPELLARLEQKPWPGVTVVANRYGRGLSGARNTGSALARGELVGFLDDDAVAEPEWLARLSRWFSDPRVLGAGGYVKPSWREALAQGFPPEFLWALGCSYTGLPERPGPVRNLFGGCMVVRKSVLDTVGGFREGTGRTATELYGCEETELCILAQERIPGGRFIYDPAAVIHHHVPQTRLSATYLWRRCLGEGRSKARMRRATRSALALRSEQRYLLRVLPQAFAGDAARLLKRDRWAAQRLLLRTVGLGGALFGYALDTLEARRRR, encoded by the coding sequence ATGGAACCGCTAAGCAGCACCGCGCCCGCCCACAGCCCCCCCGATACCAGCCCCTTGGATACCAGCACGCTGAGAACCTCCGTGGTCATCTGCACCTACACCGCCGAGCGGCTCGAGTGGCTCGAGCGCGCCGTCGCGTCGCTTTTGCAGCAGCGCCAGCGCGCCTTCGAGATCATCGTCGTGGTCGATCACGCGCCGGAGCTGCTCGCGAGGCTCGAGCAGAAGCCCTGGCCGGGCGTCACGGTCGTCGCCAACCGCTACGGTAGGGGGTTGTCGGGGGCGCGCAACACCGGCAGCGCGCTCGCGCGCGGCGAACTCGTGGGTTTTTTGGACGACGACGCGGTCGCCGAACCCGAGTGGCTCGCGCGGCTCAGCCGCTGGTTCAGCGACCCGCGCGTGCTCGGCGCCGGCGGCTACGTCAAACCCTCCTGGCGTGAGGCGCTCGCCCAGGGTTTTCCACCCGAATTTTTGTGGGCGCTCGGGTGCTCCTACACGGGGCTGCCCGAGCGCCCCGGTCCGGTGCGCAACCTTTTCGGCGGTTGCATGGTGGTGCGCAAAAGCGTGCTCGACACCGTGGGCGGCTTTCGCGAGGGGACGGGACGCACCGCGACCGAGCTCTACGGCTGTGAGGAGACCGAGCTCTGCATCCTGGCCCAGGAGCGGATCCCCGGCGGCCGCTTCATCTACGACCCGGCGGCCGTGATCCACCACCACGTACCGCAGACGCGCCTGAGCGCCACCTACCTCTGGCGCCGCTGCCTCGGAGAGGGCCGTTCAAAGGCGCGGATGCGGCGCGCGACCCGGAGCGCGCTCGCCCTGCGCAGCGAACAGCGCTACCTCCTTCGCGTGCTGCCCCAGGCCTTCGCCGGCGACGCCGCGCGGCTCCTTAAGCGCGACCGCTGGGCGGCCCAGCGCCTGCTGCTCCGAACGGTCGGCCTCGGCGGCGCCCTTTTCGGCTACGCGCTCGACACCCTCGAGGCGCGGCGCCGACGGTAG
- a CDS encoding SRPBCC family protein yields MSEFEHSTTIQASPDEVFAFIGKVENLPKYLPTTKSAQPQGSERVRVQGEARGHPYDADGYFRRDAARHRLEWGADEGHYSGWLAVEAQGEGAQMTVHLSFSGGPPAGEGGAPGETDQAGPNREQIQEGLVKALLSIKNFVEKGRSGGKEAPSAAT; encoded by the coding sequence GTGAGCGAGTTCGAGCACAGCACCACCATCCAGGCGTCGCCGGACGAGGTCTTCGCCTTTATCGGTAAGGTCGAAAACCTCCCCAAATACCTGCCGACGACCAAGAGCGCGCAGCCGCAGGGGAGCGAACGAGTGCGCGTGCAGGGCGAGGCGCGGGGGCACCCCTACGACGCCGACGGCTACTTTCGCCGCGACGCGGCCCGTCACCGCCTCGAGTGGGGCGCCGACGAGGGGCACTATTCGGGCTGGTTGGCGGTCGAGGCGCAGGGCGAGGGCGCGCAGATGACCGTGCACCTGTCGTTTTCGGGCGGCCCACCGGCGGGCGAGGGGGGCGCGCCAGGTGAAACTGACCAAGCGGGCCCTAACCGTGAACAGATCCAAGAGGGGCTCGTAAAAGCGCTTTTGTCCATCAAGAACTTTGTTGAAAAGGGCCGCAGCGGGGGTAAAGAGGCGCCGAGCGCGGCGACCTAG
- a CDS encoding ROK family protein, whose translation MTSTTLGLDLGGTKIAAAVVSRGEILSRTQLPTPRTGYEAVLGALETAARELLAEHPEVERVGLGSPGPLDIAAGRVIFAPNIPGMEQAPVARDLSARLGLPVVLENDANAAGYAEHLYGAAQALESSIYVTISTGIGGGVFVGERVIRGVHGVAGEVGHMTLLPGGPLCGCGQHGCWEALAAGRAVARDASHAYGFALTTAQVFDRARAGERLALRVVENAAYYTGLALANLLKAFEPDGFVIGGGMAQAGAFYLDKVQAAADRFTEGFPSVKLFPAALGTDAGVIGAASVAAQQLSQSTPLAPL comes from the coding sequence ATGACGAGTACGACCCTCGGCCTCGACCTGGGAGGCACCAAAATCGCCGCCGCGGTGGTTTCGCGAGGTGAGATCCTGAGCCGCACGCAGCTCCCGACCCCGCGCACCGGTTACGAGGCCGTTTTAGGCGCCCTCGAGACGGCCGCGCGGGAGCTCCTCGCGGAGCACCCCGAGGTCGAGCGCGTCGGTCTCGGGTCGCCCGGCCCCCTCGACATCGCCGCGGGGCGGGTGATCTTCGCCCCCAACATCCCGGGGATGGAGCAGGCGCCCGTCGCGCGCGACCTCAGCGCGCGGCTCGGGCTCCCCGTGGTGCTCGAAAACGACGCCAACGCCGCCGGGTACGCCGAACACCTCTACGGCGCGGCGCAGGCGCTCGAGAGCAGCATCTACGTCACCATCTCGACGGGTATCGGCGGCGGCGTGTTCGTCGGCGAGCGCGTGATCCGCGGGGTGCACGGGGTCGCGGGCGAGGTCGGCCACATGACCCTGCTCCCCGGCGGGCCCCTCTGCGGCTGCGGCCAGCACGGTTGCTGGGAGGCGCTCGCGGCGGGGCGGGCGGTCGCGCGCGACGCTTCGCACGCCTACGGCTTTGCGCTCACGACCGCGCAGGTCTTCGACCGCGCCCGGGCGGGGGAGCGCCTGGCGCTGCGCGTCGTGGAGAACGCGGCCTACTACACGGGCCTGGCGCTCGCGAACCTGCTCAAGGCCTTTGAACCGGACGGCTTTGTCATCGGCGGTGGGATGGCGCAGGCAGGGGCGTTTTACCTCGACAAGGTGCAAGCCGCTGCCGACCGCTTTACCGAGGGGTTCCCGAGCGTCAAGCTCTTCCCCGCAGCCCTCGGGACCGACGCCGGGGTGATCGGCGCGGCGAGCGTCGCGGCGCAGCAGCTGTCGCAGAGCACGCCCCTCGCCCCCCTCTAG